One Excalfactoria chinensis isolate bCotChi1 chromosome 19, bCotChi1.hap2, whole genome shotgun sequence genomic window carries:
- the MRM1 gene encoding rRNA methyltransferase 1, mitochondrial: MEQALRSLARRAVRLPPAARSCCFGAQQPSREASKGRRRPEGRRVVPIERTRGSEILFGVAPCSMALSQPRRDLFRLFLKRSGGPQRLVTGELLLQAAARGVPVQHVGRRELDALCGGRVHQGVCLEATPLRFKRLEEAEESGLGDGESPNRQVLWLVLEQIQDPMNLGALLRSAYFLGVDRVVTSRRNSCPLTPTVSKASSGAMEVFDVYSTDDLRSFLKAKAAEGWEVVGTASQSETVENVPIISCMEFRWNKPIILVIGSEGDGLSLETQLLCHQMLLIPSGRALHPGIESLNVSVATGILLHSICSQKLRNGD; the protein is encoded by the exons ATGGAGCAGGCGCTCAGGTCTCTCGCTCGCAGGGCCGTGAGgctgccgcccgccgcccgcagctgctgctttggggcCCAACAGCCCTCGCGGGAGGCCTCCAAGGGCAGGAGGAGGCCGGAGGGAAGAAGGGTTGTGCCCATTGAGAGGACGAGGGGCAGCGAGATCCTGTTCGGCGTGGCGCCGTGCTCCATGGCCCTGTCCCAGCCCAGGAGGGATCTGTTCAGGCTGTTCCTTAAGCGGAGCGGCGGCCCTCAGCGGCTCGTCACCGGCGAGTTGTTGCTGCAGGCCGCGGCCCGCGGGGTTCCCGTGCAACACGTCGGGAGGAGGGAGCTGGACGCGCTGTGCGGGGGCCGCGTCCACCAGGGAGTGTGTTTGGAGGCCACCCCGCTGCGCTTCAAGAGGCTGGAGGAGGCCGAAGAGTCCGGTTTGGGGGACGGAGAGAGCCCGAACCGCCAGGTGCTGTGgctggtgctggagcagatccagGATCCCATGAACCTGGGGGCACTGCTGCGCTCTGCGTACTTCTTGGGGGTGGACAGAGTGGTGACGAGCCGGAGGAACAG ctgcCCCTTGACTCCAACAGTGAGCAAAGCGAGTTCTGGAGCAATGGAAGTCTTTGATGTCTACAGCACAGATGATCTCCGGAGCTTTTTGAAG GCTAAAGCTGCAGAAGGCTGGGAAGTTGTGGGAACGGCGAGCCAGTCTGAAACTGTGGAAAATGTTCCCATCATCAGCTGCATGGAATTTCGGTGGAATAAACCCATTATTTTAGTAATAG GTAGTGAAGGGGATGGCCTTTCCCTGGAGACACAGCTCCTGTGCCACCAGATGCTGCTCATCCCCTCTGGCAGGGCACTGCACCCGGGCATCGAGTCGCTGAATGTCTCCGTAGCCACTG GCATTCTCCTGCACTCCATATGCAGTCAAAAGCTGAGGAACGGTGATTGA